The following are encoded together in the Acanthochromis polyacanthus isolate Apoly-LR-REF ecotype Palm Island chromosome 14, KAUST_Apoly_ChrSc, whole genome shotgun sequence genome:
- the si:ch211-184m13.4 gene encoding G-protein coupled receptor 183 — MAPENISLDSNENSPNQSSCDVFVYQRAAVVIFPIFYSVVFIISACSNSLVLYVICQRKQKFKSTSIYLINLALSDSLFTLTLPGRITYYIRHFDWPFGDFFCRVTAVLFFANTYAGIGFMTCISLDRYLVMVHPERLQCLRKVKVVHIVCCLVWALVFLEIFPLLFHTVLQNHQGKQTCMEYLNFEGSRSTPYLLLLACFISFCCPLTVIVGCYAKINLKLRGAAKQNAITGRSRRNHRANTIILLVLITFIICFSPYHLNIMQFMVRKIYHQPTCEELRAFKTSLQITVSLMNFNCCLDPVIYFFAIKTYKKRVTSLFKDHLYTSGASPKTTADNSSSNT; from the exons ATGGCTCCTGAAAATATCTCCCTGGACTCAAATGAAAACTCACCAAACCAGAGCAGCTGTGATGTGTTTGTCTACCAAAGAGCTGCAGTGGTCATCTTCCCTATTTTCTACTCGGTAGTTTTCATCATCAGCGCCTGCAGCAACAGTCTGGTTCTTTATGTGATCTGTCAGAGGAAGCAGAAGTTCAAATCCACCTCCATCTATCTGATCAACCTCGCGTTATCTGATAGCCTGTTCACGCTGACGCTGCCTGGCAGAATTACTTACTACATCCGCCACTTTGACTGGCCCTTTGGTGATTTTTTCTGCAGAGTGACTGCGGTTCTCTTCTTTGCAAACACATATGCAG GTATTGGCTTCATGACCTGCATCAGCCTGGACAGATACCTGGTCATGGTGCATCCAGAACGACTGCAGTGTTTGCGGAAAGTAAAGGTTGTTCACATTGTCTGCTGCCTGGTCTGGGCTCTGGTATTTCTGGAGATCTTTCCTCTGCTGTTCCACACTGTGCTGCAGAACCACCAGGGAAAACAAACCTGCATGGAGTACCTAAACTTCGAGGGCTCCCGTTCCACCCCCTATCTTCTACTTCTGGCTTGCTTCATCTCCTTCTGCTGCCCGCTCACCGTCATCGTGGGCTGCTACGCCAAGATCAACCTGAAACTACGAGGTGCAGCCAAGCAGAACGCCATAACCGGACGGTCAAGGAGAAATCACAGGGCCAACACTATCATTCTCCTCGTCCTCATTACCTTTATCATATGCTTCAGCCCTTACCACCTCAACATCATGCAGTTTATGGTTCGAAAAATATACCACCAGCCAACCTGTGAAGAACTGCGGGCCTTTAAGACGTCTTTACAG ATTACAGTTTCATTGATGAACTTCAACTGCTGCTTGGATCCAGTCATCTACTTCTTTGCCATTAAGACCTACAAGAAGCGGGTGACAAGCCTGTTTAAGGACCATCTCTATACTTCCGGTGCCTCCCCCAAAACAACAGctgacaacagcagcagcaacacctGA